GTGAAATCACTGAACCGTCAGCGTGACGAAGCCTGGATCGGCGGTCCCGGCATCAGCGGATGGCAGATCAATACCAGCCTGGGCTGGACCGATGAAAACACCTGCTGGTACCAGTCAGAAGCCACCGGGTATTCCCACCTGTACACCACGCAGGTAGTGACAGGTCAGACCGAACAACTGACCAAAGGCAGTTATGAAGTACAGGACGTTTATCTGTCCAACGATAAAAAACATTTTTACATCTCCACCAACGAAGTGCATCCCGGCGAAAAACAATTTTATCGTATAGCCGTTAACGGTGGAAAGGCAGAACGCATCACCACCATGGAAGGAGCGAATGAAGTGAGCATTTCACCGGATGAAAAATGGATCGCTTACCGTTATTCCTATTCCACCAAACCGTGGGAGTTGTACATCCAGCCCAACAGCCCGGGCAGCAAGCCGGTGCAGGTCACCAATATGGCGCAGTCGGCCGAGTTTAAATCCTATCCCTGGCGCGACCCGCAGGTGATCACTTTTACAGCGCGTGACAATCAGCCTGTATATGCCCGGTTGTATACGCCGGACCCGGCGAAGCGAAACGGCGCCGCCGTTATCTTTGTGCATGGCGCAGGTTATCTGCAGAATGCGCACAAGTGGTGGAGCAGCTATTTCCGTGAATACATGTTCCACAATCTGCTGACAGACAAAGGTTATATCGTGCTGGACGTGGACTACCGCGGCAGTGCCGGCTACGGCCGTAACTGGCGCACCGGCATTTACCGCTATATGGGCGGCAAAGACCTGGACGATGAAGTGGACGCCGCCAAATATCTGGCAGAGAAATTGCAGGTGGACGCCGGCCGCATTGGAATTTATGGTGGCAGCTATGGCGGCTTTATGACGCTGATGGCGATGTTCACCAAACCAGGCGTCTTTGCTGCCGGTGCCGCTTTACGCTCTGTTACTGACTGGGCGCATTACAATCACGGCTATACAAGCAATATCCTGAATGAACCATTCACCGACAGTATTGCCTATCGCCGCTCTTCTCCCATTTATTTTGCAGAAGGACTGAAAGGCAAACTCCTGATGTGTCATGGTATGGTAGATACCAACGTACATTTCCAGGATATCGTGAGATTGACACAACGACTGATAGAGCTGGGAAAAGACAACTGGGAACTGGCCGTGTACCCCGTGGAAGACCACGGATTTACAACTCCCAGCAGTTGGACCGATGAATACAAAAGAATCTTACATTTGTTTGATAATACGTTATTGAAATAACCACACAGGGTGTACTAATACATACATCCTATGTAATTCATAAGGGGGAATATAGTGAACGATGGTCCGGATATTAACATTCGGTTAATCGCGCACAATATTCCCTTTTTTCATTTTATTTTCATTTTGCGGGAATGCACGTTATGTGAAAAACGCACGCGTATAAACCATATCTTATATTATATTTTATTAACATCAACTGATGTTATTTTATCAATTAATGCGATATTGCATGAACACCCTCATTAAAAAACACTCTTAAACACATGTGTGGAATTGTAGCTTACATCGGGCACAGAGAAGCATACCCGGTAGTATTGAAAGGCCTTAAAAGACTGGAATACCGCGGTTACGACAGCGCTGGCGTAGCCATCATCAATGACGGGCTGCGGGTATACAAAAAGAAAGATAAAGTTGCGGCGCTGGAAGAGTACGCGTCCAGCTACGATATGCGCAGCTCCATCGCCATCGGGCATACCCGGTGGGCGACGCATGGCGAGCCCTGTGACCGCAACGCGCATCCCCACGTTTCCAGTGACGGTAAACTGTCAATGGTACATAACGGCATCATCGAGAACTATGTACAGCTGAAACAGGAACTGGTCAAACAGGGCCATGTTTTCCAAAGCGATACCGATACAGAAGTGCTGTTGCACTTTATCGAGGAAATCAAAAAGCAGAACCAGTGCCCCCTGGAAGAAGCGCTGCGCATAGCCCTGAAAAGAGTAGTAGGCGCTTATGTGATCGTACTGATCGACGAAGATAATCCGGACACGCTGATAGCAGCACGCAAAGGCAGTCCGCTGGTGATCGGCGTAGGCAAAGGCGAACATTTCCTCGCCTCGGACGCTTCCCCCATCGTGGAATACACCAAAGAGGTAGTATATGTCAACGATTATGAAATTGCCATCATTAAAGCAGATGAGCTGATCCTCAAAAATATCTCCAACGAAAGACAAACACCTTATATACAGAAGCTGGACATTGAGCTGGCAGCCATTGAGAAAGGCGGCTTTGCCCACTTCATGCTGAAAGAAATATTTGAGCAGCCGCAAACTATCTTTGACAGTTTACGTGGCCGTCTCGATGCGAAAAAAGGCACCCTCACCATGGGCGGCATCCGTGAATATGCTGAAACACTGAGCAACGCCAAACGTATTATTATCGTTGCCTGCGGCACCTCCTGGCATGCCGGCCTTGTAGCGGAATATATGATCGAAGAGTTATGCCGCATCCCCGTGGAAGTGGAATATGCCTCTGAGTTCCGCTACCGCAATCCGGTAGTAGGCCCCGGTGATGTGATCATCGCCATCTCCCAGTCCGGCGAAACAGCCGATACCCTGGTGGCCATTGAAGCGGCCAAAGAGAAAGGCGCCATTATCCTCGGCGTATGTAACGTAGTAGGCTCCTCCATCGCCCGCCTGTCTCACGCCGGCGCCTATACGCACGCAGGCCCTGAAATCGGCGTGGCCAGCACCAAAGCCTTCACGGCGCAACTGGCAGTACTGTGCCTCGTAGGCCTGAAAATAGCCGCAGAGAAAGGTTCCGTTACCCCGCAGCGTTTTCAGCACCTGTTAGATGAACTGGACCAGATCCCTGAAAAAGTAGCGACCGCCCTGAAACTGGACGACCAGGTACAGCAGATCGCCGCCAAATACAAGGATGCCCGCGACTTCCTCTATCTAGGCCGTGGTTACAATTTCCCGGTAGCACTCGAAGGCGCGCTCAAACTGAAAGAAATATCCTACATCCATGCGGAAGGTTATCCCGCTGCGGAAATGAAACACGGCCCTATTGCACTGGTAGACGAAAACCTGCCTGTGGTGATCGTGGCCACCAAAGACAGCTACTACGAAAAGATCGTATCCAACATACAGGAAATTAAAGCCCGTAAAGGTAAAGTGATAGCGGTTGTGACGGAAGGCGACCACATCATTCCGCCCATGGCTGATGACGTTATTTTTGTACCTTCAGCAGATGAACTCGTTGCACCTATTGTCTCCGTTATCCCCCTGCAACTGCTCGCCTATCACATCGGCGTCATGAAAGGGTTTGACGTAGACAAACCGAGAAACCTGGCGAAGAGTGTGACTGTTGAATAACTTAGATCTTATCCATGAACAATATCAAAAAGAAACCACTATCCGAACTGGGGTACAATTTTATTGAGTCCCCGCTACCCAAGGGAAAAGACGAATACTACCTGCGTAATGAGCAATGGAGCCGGCAAGGCGAATACAGAAGATTGCTGGCGCATGAGGTGGAATCCCTCGTGCGCAATGATAACAGTTCAGACGACTGGAACAATATTTTTGTGTCCAACGAATTTAATCCGCAGCTGGTGCAGCACTGCCATTTCTTTGGCATGGTGCGCATCGGTAAACTGGAACCATATTACCTCGAGTTCCATAACCTCCGGCTGCCGGTAGGACTGTACAACAGCACCATCTGCGCCTGCGACTTCGGTGACAACGTGGTAGTACATAATGTCAATTACCTCTCTCATTATATCCTGGGCAACGAAGTAATTGTTGCCAATGTCAACGAGATGGCCACTACCGACTATGCCAAGTTTGGGAACGGCATTTTAAAAGAAGGTGAATCAGAGAGCGGCCGTATACAACTGGAGCTCTGCAACGAAAACGGCGGTCGCAGCGTTATGCCCTTCGACGGCATGCTGCCAGGCGACGCCTATCTCTGGACACGCTCCCGTGACGACCAGCAGCTGCAACAACAGTTCAAGGCCTTCACCGAAAAACAGTTCGATAAACGCCGCGGTTACTATGGCATGGTAGGCGATCGTTGCGTGATCAAAAACTGTAAGATCATTAAAGACGTGACCATCGGTACCGATGCCTACCTTAAAGGCGCCAACAAGCTGAAAAACCTCACCATCAACAGTAGCAGCGAAGCTGCTTCCCAGATCGGGGAAGGGTGCGAACTGGTGAATGGCATCATCGGCTATGGCTGCCGCGTGTTCTACGGTGTAAAAGCCGTGCGTTTTGTGATGGCCTCCCATTCACAACTGAAATACGGCGCCCGTCTGATCAATTCATACCTCGGCA
The Chitinophaga varians genome window above contains:
- a CDS encoding S9 family peptidase, translating into MTKWVLPAIIFLSANSLYAQQPGPLTVEKIMRDPKWIGTSPDNIFWGTDNQTVYFSWNPDQQLSDSLYAAGIKNHTPVKTPAADRGLLAARARGSYNTDKTLLTYGYQGDIYLMEIKSGKTIRITQTTAAETNPVFSFGGQQVVYTQNQDLFAWNRSTGVTTQLTNFTNGEKPPAEKSDLEKGNDQEKYLKAQQLELLAVIRDKKAKKDAAIAFNKQNDAKPLRKLYLGDKKLDGAQISPDGRYVTYQLYREAGGKNTIVPEFVTASGFTTDIHSRDKVGGPQTAVDCYLYDREKDTVLPVVVTDLPGIRDLPDYSKDYPRRDSAKVRGVLVNAPLWSDRGTHVIADIRSLDNKDRWIVLIDPATGKVKSLNRQRDEAWIGGPGISGWQINTSLGWTDENTCWYQSEATGYSHLYTTQVVTGQTEQLTKGSYEVQDVYLSNDKKHFYISTNEVHPGEKQFYRIAVNGGKAERITTMEGANEVSISPDEKWIAYRYSYSTKPWELYIQPNSPGSKPVQVTNMAQSAEFKSYPWRDPQVITFTARDNQPVYARLYTPDPAKRNGAAVIFVHGAGYLQNAHKWWSSYFREYMFHNLLTDKGYIVLDVDYRGSAGYGRNWRTGIYRYMGGKDLDDEVDAAKYLAEKLQVDAGRIGIYGGSYGGFMTLMAMFTKPGVFAAGAALRSVTDWAHYNHGYTSNILNEPFTDSIAYRRSSPIYFAEGLKGKLLMCHGMVDTNVHFQDIVRLTQRLIELGKDNWELAVYPVEDHGFTTPSSWTDEYKRILHLFDNTLLK
- the glmS gene encoding glutamine--fructose-6-phosphate transaminase (isomerizing), with amino-acid sequence MCGIVAYIGHREAYPVVLKGLKRLEYRGYDSAGVAIINDGLRVYKKKDKVAALEEYASSYDMRSSIAIGHTRWATHGEPCDRNAHPHVSSDGKLSMVHNGIIENYVQLKQELVKQGHVFQSDTDTEVLLHFIEEIKKQNQCPLEEALRIALKRVVGAYVIVLIDEDNPDTLIAARKGSPLVIGVGKGEHFLASDASPIVEYTKEVVYVNDYEIAIIKADELILKNISNERQTPYIQKLDIELAAIEKGGFAHFMLKEIFEQPQTIFDSLRGRLDAKKGTLTMGGIREYAETLSNAKRIIIVACGTSWHAGLVAEYMIEELCRIPVEVEYASEFRYRNPVVGPGDVIIAISQSGETADTLVAIEAAKEKGAIILGVCNVVGSSIARLSHAGAYTHAGPEIGVASTKAFTAQLAVLCLVGLKIAAEKGSVTPQRFQHLLDELDQIPEKVATALKLDDQVQQIAAKYKDARDFLYLGRGYNFPVALEGALKLKEISYIHAEGYPAAEMKHGPIALVDENLPVVIVATKDSYYEKIVSNIQEIKARKGKVIAVVTEGDHIIPPMADDVIFVPSADELVAPIVSVIPLQLLAYHIGVMKGFDVDKPRNLAKSVTVE